A genomic region of Miscanthus floridulus cultivar M001 chromosome 3, ASM1932011v1, whole genome shotgun sequence contains the following coding sequences:
- the LOC136541501 gene encoding probable flavin-containing monooxygenase 1, protein MEKKRVVIVGAGVSGLTVCKHLLELGCQPTLFEADTVLGGVWARALACTKLQTSRSMYQYSDFPWPESVTEEFPSHRQVVAYLDAYARHFGVLGCVRFGHRVIGMEYHGVGEQAMAAWEEWAGNGQAFGSGAGEWRLSVADANGHVETHKADFVVLCIGRFSGVPNTPTFPAGKGPEVFDGQVIHSMDYAKMGTSKAKEMIRGKRVTVVGYMKSALDIATECAEVNGTAHPCTMVVRTKHWILPDYSVWGINGSKFCFNRFSELLIHKPGEGLLLSILATLLTPLRWAFHKFAESYYSIPMKKHGMVPDHSLFQALAADMISITPKDHYKRLEEGSIVLKKSKTFSFCKEGVLVEGEPSPVKSDLVIFGTGFKGDEKIKDMFTSEYFRSVAVGSESTIVPLYRLCINPKIPQLAVIGYSETLSNMYASDIRAKWLARFLDGSFRLPNVAAMQKDVLEWEKYMKRYCGRYFRRSSIMILNTWYNDQLCRDMGCNPRRKKGFFSELFEVYVPGDYANLLSNSNSKEH, encoded by the exons ATGGAGAAGAAGCGGGTGGTCATCGTCGGAGCAGGCGTCAGCGGCCTCACGGTGTGCAAGCACCTCCTGGAGCTCGGCTGCCAGCCGACCCTCTTCGAGGCCGACACCGTGCTCGGCGGCGTGTGGGCGCGCGCCCTGGCCTGCACCAAGCTCCAGACGTCGCGGTCCATGTACCAGTACTCCGACTTCCCGTGGCCGGAGAGCGTGACGGAGGAGTTCCCGAGCCACCGCCAGGTGGTGGCGTACCTCGACGCGTACGCGCGCCACTTCGGCGTGCTCGGCTGCGTCCGCTTCGGCCACCGGGTGATCGGCATGGAGTACCACGGCGTCGGCGAGCAGGCCATGGCCGCGTGGGAGGAGTGGGCTGGGAACGGCCAGGCGTTCGGCTCCGGCGCCGGCGAGTGGCGGCTGTCGGTGGCCGACGCCAACGGCCACGTGGAG ACACACAAAGCAGACTTTGTCGTTCTTTGCATAGGGAGGTTCAGTGGTGTGCCCAACACACCCACATTCCCAGCAGGTAAAGGTCCAGAAGTATTTGATGGGCAGGTGATCCACTCCATGGACTATGCCAAAATGGGCACAAGTAAAGCTAAGGAGATGATCAGGGGCAAGCGTGTGACTGTCGTTGGCTACATGAAATCTGCACTTGATATTGCCACTGAATGTGCCGAAGTAAATG GCACTGCTCACCCATGTACAATGGTGGTCCGGACAAAGCACTGGATCTTACCGGACTACTCCGTCTGGGGCATCAACGGCTCAAAGTTCTGTTTCAACCGTTTCTCTGAACTCCTCATCCACAAGCCTGGCGAAGGCCTCCTCCTGTCGATCTTGGCCACTCTTCTGACTCCCTTG AGGTGGGCGTTCCACAAGTTCGCCGAGAGCTACTACTCCATCCCAATGAAGAAGCACGGCATGGTGCCTGACCACAGCCTGTTCCAGGCGCTGGCTGCGGACATGATCTCCATCACGCCCAAGGACCACTACAAGAGGCTGGAAGAAGGCAGCATCGTGCTCAAGAAGTCCAAGACATTCAGCTTCTGCAAGGAAGGAGTGCTCGTGGAGGGCGAGCCGTCGCCGGTCAAGAGCGACCTGGTGATCTTCGGAACCGGGTTCAAGGGCGACGAGAAGATCAAGGACATGTTCACTTCAGAGTACTTCCGGAGCGTCGCGGTTGGGTCAGAATCCACTATTGTGCCTCTCTAcag ATTGTGCATAAATCCTAAGATACCTCAGCTCGCCGTGATTGGATATTCTGAGACCCTTTCGAACATGTACGCCTCGGACATTCGCGCCAAGTGGTTGGCGCGCTTCTTGGACGGCAGCTTCAGACTACCGAACGTTGCGGCAATGCAGAAGGATGTCCTGGAATGGGAAAAGTACATGAAGAGATATTGTGGAAGATACTTCCGTCGGTCCAGCATCATGATTCTGAACACTTGGTACAACGATCAGCTCTGCCGTGACATGGGGTGCAATCCTAGGAGGAAGAAAGGGTTCTTTTCAGAACTGTTTGAGGTCTATGTCCCTGGTGATTATGCTAACCTACTCTCCAACTCCAACTCCAAGGAACACTAg